Proteins encoded by one window of Branchiostoma floridae strain S238N-H82 chromosome 6, Bfl_VNyyK, whole genome shotgun sequence:
- the LOC118418335 gene encoding forkhead box protein F1-B-like isoform X1 yields the protein MVSESLPTDADLQGSIPPCLTRMDSPTSQPPSKRPRVGTDTDSSETASSGKRASLPAKRKKNAANVRWKNYRRTDEVEGKRKYQRYPKPPYSYLALVVMAIQNAPEKKLPLKEIHEALKKMYPFFRGDYTGWKDSVRHNLSTYKCFYKVPKDPSRPFAKGNYWAVYEDKVPKDALKKQDSSSEREGEADYETPGSVCTTTSEDSGNLAGSESPASEVSSLQSPFAIDSILHAAGPSETATSGSVRPRVSPKKFQDTAVQCGGDDDSSDSDSDLDLDDFVGTAIRTSTPSGTVPTQTAAERLSSSAVYPPRHPVVPISQYRRSPCFFPPYNTATSSSSSSLSSSEYECHQPNGHAFPSRSRYGDRDFLATGARAYPNFHSLLPASNDRIPAPNASIFPENRFSGATPVRSASPFPQDRYPSPNRTRGSEDRPSPVSREYQRLPHQRYPTNPPMPRYDVVDPEPFYRPTGQQMFNYDKLLSVVPPNKSVLDLMCYNQPIPFSNLRPNYPSYFPPPPPPPPNFRY from the exons ATGGTCTCTGAAAG TCTCCCAACTGATGCTGACCTCCAGGGCTCCATCCCCCCCTGCCTCACCAGGATGGACTCTCCCACCAGCCAGCCGCCCAGCAAGCGCCCACGGGTGGGGACAGACACCGACTCCTCCGAGACAGCCTCCTCGGGGAAGCGTGCGTCCCTCCCCGCCAAAAGAAAGAAGAACGCTGCGAACGTGAGGTGGAAGAACTACCGGCGGACGGACGAGGTGGAGGGGAAGCGGAAGTACCAGCGCTACCCCAAACCGCCGTACTCCTACCTGGCCCTGGTCGTCATGGCGATACAGAACGCACCTGAGAAGAAGCTACCGCTGAAGGAGATACACGAAGCACTCAAG AAAATGTACCCGTTCTTCCGCGGTGACTACACGGGTTGGAAAGACTCCGTACGCCACAACCTGTCCACCTACAAGTGTTTCTACAAGGTGCCTAAGGACCCCAGCCGCCCGTTCGCCAAGGGGAACTACTGGGCCGTGTACGAGGACAAGGTTCCGAAGGATGCCTTGAAGAAACAGGACAGTTCCAGTGAGCGAGAGGGAGAGGCCGACTACGAGACTCCAGGGTCTGTGTGCACCACTACTTCGGAAGACTCGGGAAACCTCGCGGGCAGTGAGAGCCCTGCATCCGAGGTGTCCTCCCTGCAAAGTCCCTTCGCCATAGACTCTATCCTGCACGCGGCGGGACCGAGCGAGACTGCAACGAGCGGCAGTGTGAGACCGAGAGTTTCGCCCAAAAAATTCCAGGACACTGCAGTGCAATGTGGTGGTGACGACGATTCGTCAGATTCTGATTCCGATTTGGATTTGGACGACTTCGTGGGGACCGCGATCAGGACTTCGACGCCGTCGGGGACCGTACCGACGCAAACGGCTGCCGAGAGGCTGTCCTCTAGCGCCGTCTACCCCCCGCGTCACCCGGTCGTGCCGATCTCACAGTACAGACGGTCTCCCTGCTTCTTCCCGCCGTACAACACCGCGACGAGCTCCAGTTCAAGTTCGTTATCCTCCAGTGAGTACGAGTGCCACCAGCCTAACGGACATGCCTTCCCCTCCAGAAGCCGGTACGGTGACCGAGACTTTCTGGCTACCGGCGCCAGGGCCTACCCGAACTTTCACAGTCTCCTCCCCGCCAGCAACGACAGGATCCCAGCTCCTAACGCCAGCATCTTCCCCGAGAACAGATTCTCCGGTGCCACCCCCGTGCGGAGTGCCAGCCCCTTCCCGCAGGACAGATACCCGTCTCCGAACAGAACTCGCGGGTCAGAGGACAGACCGTCCCCGGTTAGCCGGGAGTACCAGAGACTGCCCCATCAGCGGTACCCCACCAACCCGCCCATGCCCAGGTACGACGTGGTGGACCCAGAACCGTTCTACCGTCCGACCGGCCAGCAGATGTTCAACTACGACAAACTCCTGTCCGTGGTTCCGCCCAACAAGAGTGTTCTGGACTTGATGTGCTATAACCAGCCCATCCCCTTCTCTAACTTGAGACCGAACTATCCTTCGTACTTCCCGCCACCACCTCCACCACCTCCGAACTTCAGATACTGA
- the LOC118418335 gene encoding forkhead box protein F1-B-like isoform X2 produces MDSPTSQPPSKRPRVGTDTDSSETASSGKRASLPAKRKKNAANVRWKNYRRTDEVEGKRKYQRYPKPPYSYLALVVMAIQNAPEKKLPLKEIHEALKKMYPFFRGDYTGWKDSVRHNLSTYKCFYKVPKDPSRPFAKGNYWAVYEDKVPKDALKKQDSSSEREGEADYETPGSVCTTTSEDSGNLAGSESPASEVSSLQSPFAIDSILHAAGPSETATSGSVRPRVSPKKFQDTAVQCGGDDDSSDSDSDLDLDDFVGTAIRTSTPSGTVPTQTAAERLSSSAVYPPRHPVVPISQYRRSPCFFPPYNTATSSSSSSLSSSEYECHQPNGHAFPSRSRYGDRDFLATGARAYPNFHSLLPASNDRIPAPNASIFPENRFSGATPVRSASPFPQDRYPSPNRTRGSEDRPSPVSREYQRLPHQRYPTNPPMPRYDVVDPEPFYRPTGQQMFNYDKLLSVVPPNKSVLDLMCYNQPIPFSNLRPNYPSYFPPPPPPPPNFRY; encoded by the exons ATGGACTCTCCCACCAGCCAGCCGCCCAGCAAGCGCCCACGGGTGGGGACAGACACCGACTCCTCCGAGACAGCCTCCTCGGGGAAGCGTGCGTCCCTCCCCGCCAAAAGAAAGAAGAACGCTGCGAACGTGAGGTGGAAGAACTACCGGCGGACGGACGAGGTGGAGGGGAAGCGGAAGTACCAGCGCTACCCCAAACCGCCGTACTCCTACCTGGCCCTGGTCGTCATGGCGATACAGAACGCACCTGAGAAGAAGCTACCGCTGAAGGAGATACACGAAGCACTCAAG AAAATGTACCCGTTCTTCCGCGGTGACTACACGGGTTGGAAAGACTCCGTACGCCACAACCTGTCCACCTACAAGTGTTTCTACAAGGTGCCTAAGGACCCCAGCCGCCCGTTCGCCAAGGGGAACTACTGGGCCGTGTACGAGGACAAGGTTCCGAAGGATGCCTTGAAGAAACAGGACAGTTCCAGTGAGCGAGAGGGAGAGGCCGACTACGAGACTCCAGGGTCTGTGTGCACCACTACTTCGGAAGACTCGGGAAACCTCGCGGGCAGTGAGAGCCCTGCATCCGAGGTGTCCTCCCTGCAAAGTCCCTTCGCCATAGACTCTATCCTGCACGCGGCGGGACCGAGCGAGACTGCAACGAGCGGCAGTGTGAGACCGAGAGTTTCGCCCAAAAAATTCCAGGACACTGCAGTGCAATGTGGTGGTGACGACGATTCGTCAGATTCTGATTCCGATTTGGATTTGGACGACTTCGTGGGGACCGCGATCAGGACTTCGACGCCGTCGGGGACCGTACCGACGCAAACGGCTGCCGAGAGGCTGTCCTCTAGCGCCGTCTACCCCCCGCGTCACCCGGTCGTGCCGATCTCACAGTACAGACGGTCTCCCTGCTTCTTCCCGCCGTACAACACCGCGACGAGCTCCAGTTCAAGTTCGTTATCCTCCAGTGAGTACGAGTGCCACCAGCCTAACGGACATGCCTTCCCCTCCAGAAGCCGGTACGGTGACCGAGACTTTCTGGCTACCGGCGCCAGGGCCTACCCGAACTTTCACAGTCTCCTCCCCGCCAGCAACGACAGGATCCCAGCTCCTAACGCCAGCATCTTCCCCGAGAACAGATTCTCCGGTGCCACCCCCGTGCGGAGTGCCAGCCCCTTCCCGCAGGACAGATACCCGTCTCCGAACAGAACTCGCGGGTCAGAGGACAGACCGTCCCCGGTTAGCCGGGAGTACCAGAGACTGCCCCATCAGCGGTACCCCACCAACCCGCCCATGCCCAGGTACGACGTGGTGGACCCAGAACCGTTCTACCGTCCGACCGGCCAGCAGATGTTCAACTACGACAAACTCCTGTCCGTGGTTCCGCCCAACAAGAGTGTTCTGGACTTGATGTGCTATAACCAGCCCATCCCCTTCTCTAACTTGAGACCGAACTATCCTTCGTACTTCCCGCCACCACCTCCACCACCTCCGAACTTCAGATACTGA